One window of the Rhizobiaceae bacterium genome contains the following:
- a CDS encoding DUF763 domain-containing protein, whose translation MSQRSGSADLPLHGGRVPRWLADRMTRLGVLIAESIVQHYGRDEFLCRLAHPYWFQSFGAVMGMDWHSSGITTSVLGALKRGLAPRAGELGLHVCGGRGAHSRKTPAELQAIGGRVGFDGEALATASRLVAKVDSAAVQDSFDLYLHGFIVTDDGKWTVVQQGMNGDSRQARRYHWLSEGLKSFVDEPHAAIEGERQGDIVNLVDRRASASRTGQIDILRDLGPDRIVSELAALEPNEAPQPDQLSLPHLVMPAHHDVRESDIVMRRLHGNIAAATDRGPEDFAELLLVPGVGARTVRALAMVAEVVHGAPCRFSDPGRFSLAHGGKDRHPFPVPLKVYDETINVLKSAVTKAKLGRDEAAGALKRLDDQSRRLERYVTGPSLKEIVAGEFDQSHLLGGRSVFGWEPAPDRPPMPDEGGSPKGSASGSRDETG comes from the coding sequence ATGAGCCAGCGCAGCGGCAGCGCCGACCTGCCCCTGCACGGCGGGCGCGTGCCACGCTGGCTTGCCGACCGGATGACGCGTCTCGGCGTGCTGATCGCTGAATCGATCGTGCAGCACTACGGCCGCGATGAATTCCTGTGCCGGCTGGCTCACCCCTACTGGTTCCAGTCCTTCGGCGCTGTGATGGGCATGGACTGGCACTCTTCGGGGATCACGACCAGCGTGCTTGGCGCTCTGAAGCGCGGGCTGGCGCCGCGCGCCGGCGAACTCGGACTGCATGTCTGCGGCGGACGGGGTGCTCACTCCCGCAAAACGCCGGCCGAATTGCAGGCCATCGGCGGACGCGTGGGATTTGACGGCGAGGCCCTGGCAACCGCCAGCCGTCTCGTGGCGAAGGTGGACAGCGCCGCCGTGCAGGACAGCTTCGATCTCTACCTGCACGGTTTCATCGTCACAGACGACGGCAAATGGACCGTCGTTCAGCAGGGCATGAACGGCGACAGCCGGCAGGCCCGGCGTTATCACTGGCTGTCGGAAGGGTTGAAAAGTTTCGTGGATGAACCGCACGCCGCGATCGAGGGCGAGCGGCAGGGCGACATCGTCAACCTCGTGGACCGTCGCGCATCCGCGTCCCGCACGGGGCAGATCGACATCCTGCGGGATCTCGGACCGGACCGGATCGTCTCCGAGCTTGCCGCGCTGGAACCGAACGAAGCGCCCCAGCCCGATCAACTGAGCCTGCCGCACCTTGTCATGCCTGCCCACCACGACGTCCGGGAGAGCGACATTGTCATGCGCCGCCTGCACGGCAACATCGCCGCCGCGACCGACCGGGGGCCGGAAGATTTCGCCGAACTTCTGTTGGTGCCCGGCGTCGGAGCCCGCACCGTGCGCGCCCTTGCGATGGTGGCCGAGGTCGTGCATGGCGCGCCATGCCGGTTCTCCGATCCCGGACGTTTCTCGCTCGCCCATGGCGGCAAGGACCGGCATCCGTTTCCGGTGCCTTTGAAGGTCTATGACGAGACGATCAATGTCTTGAAGTCGGCGGTGACGAAAGCGAAACTCGGGCGCGACGAAGCGGCCGGCGCGCTGAAGCGGCTGGACGATCAGTCGCGCCGCCTTGAACGCTACGTCACCGGCCCGAGCCTCAAGGAGATCGTCGCGGGCGAATTCGACCAGTCGCATCTGTTGGGCGGAAGGAGCGTCTTCGGCTGGGAACCGGCGCCCGATCGTCCGCCCATGCCGGACGAAGGTGGTTCGCCCAAGGGTTCCGCAAGCGGCAGCCGGGACGAGACAGGCTGA
- the gatB gene encoding Asp-tRNA(Asn)/Glu-tRNA(Gln) amidotransferase subunit GatB has protein sequence MTLVDTRTPDPKRLIPGATGDWEIIIGMEVHAQVTSESKLFSGASTAFGAAPNANVSMVDAAMPGMLPVINEECVRQAVRTGLGLKAQINHKSVFDRKNYFYPDLPQGYQISQYKQPIVGEGIVSVSIGPDSKGNFEDIEVGIERLHLEQDAGKSMHDQHPTMSYVDLNRSGVALMEIVSKPDMRSADEAKAYLTKLRTIVRYLGTCDGNMDEGSMRADVNVSVRRPGGPFGTRCEIKNVNSIRFVGQAIEYEARRQVAVLEDGGSIDQETRLFDPSKGETRSMRSKEEAHDYRYFPDPDLLPLEFDQAFVDDLAKNLPELPDDKKARFVREMGLSAYDASVLVSEKSIADYFEKAASGRDGKTAANWVINDLLGALNKAGKDIESAPVSPDQIGAIIDLIKEGTISGKIAKDLFEIVWNEGGDPRAVVEARGMKQVTDTGAIEKAVDDIIAANPDKVEQAKAKPTLAGWFVGQVMKATGGKANPQAVNDLVKAKLGIE, from the coding sequence ATGACGCTCGTCGATACGCGCACGCCCGATCCGAAACGCCTGATCCCCGGTGCCACAGGCGACTGGGAAATCATCATCGGCATGGAGGTCCATGCCCAGGTGACGTCCGAATCCAAGCTTTTCTCCGGTGCTTCCACGGCCTTCGGCGCCGCGCCCAACGCCAATGTCAGCATGGTCGACGCGGCAATGCCCGGCATGCTGCCCGTCATCAACGAGGAGTGCGTGAGGCAGGCGGTGCGCACCGGCCTCGGCCTCAAGGCACAGATCAACCACAAGTCGGTCTTCGACCGGAAGAACTATTTCTATCCGGACCTGCCGCAGGGCTACCAGATCTCGCAGTACAAGCAGCCGATCGTCGGCGAGGGCATCGTGTCGGTGTCGATCGGCCCCGATTCGAAGGGCAATTTCGAGGATATCGAAGTCGGCATCGAACGCCTGCATCTGGAGCAGGATGCCGGCAAGTCGATGCATGACCAGCACCCCACCATGTCCTATGTCGATCTCAACCGCTCCGGCGTGGCGCTGATGGAGATCGTCTCGAAGCCGGACATGCGCTCGGCCGACGAGGCGAAGGCCTATCTCACCAAGCTGCGCACCATCGTCCGCTATCTCGGCACCTGCGACGGCAACATGGACGAAGGCTCCATGCGCGCCGACGTCAACGTCTCGGTGCGCCGCCCTGGCGGGCCTTTCGGCACGCGCTGCGAGATCAAGAACGTCAACTCCATCCGCTTCGTCGGACAGGCCATCGAATACGAGGCGCGGCGCCAGGTCGCCGTTCTGGAGGATGGCGGCTCGATCGATCAGGAGACCCGCCTGTTCGACCCGAGCAAGGGCGAGACGCGCTCCATGCGCTCGAAGGAAGAGGCGCACGACTACCGCTACTTCCCAGATCCGGACCTTCTGCCGCTGGAGTTCGATCAGGCTTTCGTGGACGATCTCGCCAAAAACCTGCCGGAGCTGCCGGACGACAAGAAGGCTCGTTTCGTGAGGGAGATGGGCCTGTCGGCCTATGACGCGTCGGTTCTGGTTTCCGAGAAGTCGATCGCCGATTACTTCGAGAAGGCCGCTTCCGGCCGCGACGGCAAGACCGCCGCGAACTGGGTCATCAACGATCTGCTCGGCGCGTTGAACAAGGCCGGAAAAGACATTGAATCCGCTCCGGTTTCGCCCGACCAGATCGGCGCGATCATCGATCTCATCAAGGAAGGCACGATTTCGGGCAAGATCGCCAAGGACCTGTTCGAAATCGTCTGGAACGAGGGCGGCGATCCGCGCGCGGTGGTCGAGGCGCGCGGCATGAAGCAGGTGACCGACACCGGCGCAATCGAGAAGGCGGTGGACGACATCATCGCCGCCAACCCCGACAAGGTCGAGCAGGCGAAGGCGAAGCCGACGCTGGCGGGTTGGTTCGTCGGTCAGGTCATGAAGGCCACCGGCGGCAAGGCCAACCCGCAGGCCGTCAACGATCTGGTGAAGGCGAAGCTCGGCATTGAGTGA
- a CDS encoding CAP domain-containing protein, with protein MTNFVRASVAVAALLILAACQSDVSTVSASGENGAGVPYLREIRAEAGMPLLLPDAALERAALQQASFMAGAGAMKHTTGFRRAFDRRMRQNGVPGAAAENIAHGAFGAEELFRRWMDSPPHRRNMLDRSYTRFGLAAAADPLGGGRRYWALVLAR; from the coding sequence ATGACGAATTTCGTGCGCGCATCCGTCGCCGTTGCGGCGCTTCTTATCCTCGCGGCATGCCAGAGCGACGTGTCGACGGTGAGCGCGAGCGGCGAGAATGGCGCGGGTGTCCCTTATCTGCGTGAGATTCGCGCGGAGGCCGGCATGCCGCTTCTCCTTCCCGACGCCGCGCTGGAAAGGGCGGCGCTGCAGCAGGCATCATTCATGGCCGGAGCCGGCGCCATGAAACACACGACCGGCTTTCGCCGCGCCTTCGACCGGCGCATGCGCCAGAATGGCGTGCCGGGCGCGGCGGCCGAGAACATCGCGCATGGCGCGTTCGGCGCCGAAGAGCTGTTCCGGCGCTGGATGGACTCGCCGCCGCATCGCCGCAACATGCTGGATCGAAGCTATACGCGCTTCGGACTGGCCGCCGCGGCCGACCCGCTTGGCGGCGGCAGGCGCTATTGGGCGCTGGTCCTCGCCAGGTAG
- a CDS encoding NADH:ubiquinone oxidoreductase subunit NDUFA12 produces MMKFLTQFFTWWNGQTLNTRFHTWRYGKEVGQDEFGNIYYEGGVNSDGQTRRWVIYNGYSEASIIPPGWHGWIHHRVDTPPVKENYKPREWQKPHEPNLTGSPKAYRPKGSILGNQHRPQVTGDYDAWTPGS; encoded by the coding sequence ATGATGAAGTTTCTGACGCAGTTTTTCACCTGGTGGAATGGGCAGACGCTCAACACGCGTTTCCACACCTGGCGGTACGGCAAGGAAGTCGGCCAGGACGAATTCGGCAACATCTATTATGAGGGCGGCGTGAACTCGGACGGCCAGACGCGCCGCTGGGTGATCTACAACGGTTATTCGGAGGCTTCCATCATTCCGCCGGGCTGGCACGGCTGGATTCATCACCGTGTGGACACGCCGCCGGTGAAGGAAAACTACAAGCCGCGCGAATGGCAGAAGCCGCACGAGCCGAATCTTACCGGCAGCCCCAAGGCTTACCGCCCGAAGGGTTCCATCCTCGGCAACCAGCATCGGCCGCAGGTCACCGGCGACTACGACGCCTGGACGCCGGGTTCGTAA